A part of Ziziphus jujuba cultivar Dongzao chromosome 8, ASM3175591v1 genomic DNA contains:
- the LOC125421565 gene encoding probable LRR receptor-like serine/threonine-protein kinase At3g47570, with product MELPVWSVLTHKIILVLALTAAVVVVAAAGGGGGGGNHYNIETDKLSLLGFKSQITVDPHGILNSWNESLHVCEWTGITCGRRHRRVTKLELNSYDLKGSISSHVGNLSFLRTLDLHNNTLTRQIPPQIGHLFRLTELILTDNSLSGPIPHNISRCSSLQNVTLARNNLTGKVPVEIGLLSKLKALDLSTNNLVGEIPESIGNLSSLERFSLSINNLHGSIPSSFGLLKSLSVFLLGEAGLSGEIPHSMFTNLSSITRFGVTANQLQGSLPSDLGHKLPNLEYLQLSDNQFGGPIPTSFSNASNLLYFEVAKNNFTGKVPSFARSSNLQYLLLQLNNLGSRENEDLNFLSSLTNCTHLQALGISDNDFRMVMPKSIGNISTELVLFDMGYNRIHGSIPTEIGNLINLELLSFDHAQLTGAIPSSIGKLQKLNDIYLNNNKLSGIVPSSLGNLTQLSRLYLQSNNLQGSIPSSLGECKRLTLMDLSQNNLSGPIPTQLIGLSSFSIALDLSSNSLTGPVPTEVDHLVNLPSLDLHDNKLSGEIPTTLGGCTVLVYLYLNGNSLQGDIPSSLASLRGIEQIDLSSNNLSGTIPRYLQTFHFLEILNLSFNDFEGEVPIQGVFSNVTALSVVGNTRLCGGVLQLNLPKCSTNPHKKHRLSHKAMIIIVCVACGLVALVLAMYLLVLCVLRKRRKSPNLGFTFGIPLLKVSYGDLFKATDGFSSENLIGAGSFGSVYKGILNQQEAQVVAVKVLKLETSRASKSFIAECNALKRMKHRNLVRIITACSSIDFQGNDFKALVYEFMVNGSLEEWLHPTHSASSGEEYKHLSLTERVNISLDVANALDYLHNQLHVPIVHCDLKPSNVLLDRDMNAHLGDFGLVRFLPDASHPFSSEQISSLGIRGSIGYTAPEYGMGSEVSTLGDVYSYGILLLEMFTRKRPTDMIFRDGLNLHNFALTGLSSGVEEIVDAILLQTEDESSINTTHNKINGAQSQCIHDCLISVINIGLACSAELQRERMDIADVVSELCHIKDKLLGKPYIGSIKSRLNREASGSLGGALGVGGHGQQFSRSDD from the exons ATGGAGCTCCCAGTTTGGTCGGTATTGACGCATAAAATTATACTTGTTTTGGCTTTGACAGCAGCGGTAGTAGTAGTAGCAGCAGCAGGTggaggtggaggaggaggaAATCATTATAATATCGAAACAGATAAGCTTTCTTTGCTTGGCTTTAAGTCCCAGATAACAGTAGATCCCCATGGAATTTTGAACTCTTGGAATGAATCTCTGCACGTGTGCGAGTGGACGGGCATCACATGTGGCCGACGGCACAGGAGGGTGACCAAGTTGGAGCTCAATTCATACGATCTCAAGGGTAGCATATCTTCCCACGTTGGAAACTTGAGTTTTCTTAGGACGTTAGACCTGCACAACAATACCTTGACCCGCCAAATCCCTCCACAAATCGGCCATTTGTTCCGGCTGACAGAATTAATCCTTACCGACAACTCCTTGAGTGGCCCAATTCCACACAATATATCTCGTTGCTCTAGCCTTCAAAATGTAACTCTAGCTCGTAACAATCTTACTGGAAAAGTTCCGGTAGAGATTGGATTGCTATCTAAGCTTAAGGCCCTTGATTTGTCTACCAACAATTTGGTCGGCGAAATACCTGAATCCATTGGAAATCTTTCTTCGCTCGAGAGGTTCAGTTTGTCAATAAACAACCTGCATGGAAGCATTCCAAGCAGCTTTGGTCTGTTAAAAAGTTTGAGCGTTTTTCTGCTTGGGGAGGCTGGTCTATCAGGTGAAATTCCTCACTCCATGTTTACTAATCTTTCTTCGATTACACGATTTGGTGTAACAGCAAACCAACTTCAAGGAAGCCTACCTTCTGACTTGGGCCACAAACTTCCAAACCTAGAGTACCTTCAATTGTCAGACAATCAGTTTGGTGGACCAATTCCCACCTCTTTTTCTAATGCCTCAAACCTCTTATATTTCGAAGTTGCCAAAAATAACTTCACTGGGAAAGTGCCAAGTTTTGCAAGGTCGTCCAATTTGCAGTACCTACTTCTTCAACTCAACAATCTTGGATCTCGTGAGAATGAggatttaaattttctttcttctctcacAAACTGCACACACTTGCAAGCTTTAGGTATTTCTGACAATGATTTTCGAATGGTCATGCCCAAATCGATCGGCAACATCTCAACTGAGCTTGTACTATTTGATATGGGATATAATCGGATCCATGGAAGTATTCCCACTGAGATTGGAAATCTCATTAACTTGGAGTTATTATCCTTTGACCACGCTCAACTCACAGGCGCTATTCCCAGCTCAATAGGTAAGTTACAAAAGCTGAATGATATATACCTCAATAACAATAAACTCTCAGGGATTGTCCCTTCTTCTTTAGGGAATTTGACACAGTTAAGTAGACTCTATCTACAGTCAAACAATTTACAAGGAAGCATACCATCAAGTCTTGGAGAATGTAAGCGTTTGACATTAATGGATCTTTCTCAAAACAATCTCAGTGGTCCTATACCGACACAACTTATTGGCTTGTCATCCTTTTCCATTGCATTAGATTTATCAAGCAACAGCTTGACTGGTCCTGTCCCTACAGAAGTAGATCATTTGGTAAATCTTCCCTCTCTGGATCTTCATGATAATAAGTTAAGTGGTGAAATTCCTACCACTCTTGGTGGCTGCACAGTCTTGGTGTATTTATATTTGAATGGAAATTCATTGCAGGGGGATATTCCCTCATCTTTGGCTTCTTTGAGAGGAATTGAACAAATTGACTTGTCTAGCAACAACTTATCCGGCACAATTCCAAGATATTTGCAGACTTTTCACTTCTTGGAAATTTTGAACTTATCGTTTAATGATTTTGAAGGTGAGGTTCCTATTCAGGGAGTGTTCAGTAATGTAACTGCACTTTCCGTAGTGGGAAACACAAGGCTATGTGGAGGAGTACTCCAATTAAACCTACCTAAATGCTCCACCAATCCGCACAAGAAGCATAGACTATCTCACAAGGCCATGATCATTATTGTTTGCGTTGCTTGTGGACTTGTTGCATTGGTACTAGCAATGTATTTGCTCGTACTTTGTGTGTTGAGGAAAAGAAGAAAGTCACCAAATTTGGGATTCACATTTGGAATTCCCTTATTGAAAGTGTCATATGGAGATCTTTTTAAAGCTACTGATGGCTTTTCTTCAGAGAATTTGATTGGTGCTGGAAGTTTTGGTTCTGTGTACAAGGGAATCTTAAATCAGCAAGAGGCACAAGTTGTTGCTGTGAAAGTACTAAAACTTGAAACTTCAAGAGCATCAAAAAGTTTCATAGCAGAATGTAATGCCTTGAAAAGGATGAAGCACCGAAATCTTGTCAGAATTATAACCGCATGTTCAAGTATTGACTTTCAGGGGAACGATTTCAAAGCTCTTGTCTACGAGTTTATGGTGAATGGGAGCCTAGAAGAGTGGCTACATCCAACTCATAGTGCAAGTTCGGGAGAAGAATATAAGCATTTGAGTCTTACAGAAAGAGTAAACATTTCTCTTGATGTGGCAAATGCTCTGGATTATTTGCACAATCAATTGCATGTGCCAATAGTTCATTGTGATTTGAAGCCAAGTAATGTTCTCTTGGACAGAGACATGAATGCTCATCTTGGAGATTTTGGATTGGTGAGGTTCCTTCCAGATGCTTCCCATCCATTTTCCTCAGAACAAATTAGCTCTCTTGGAATACGAGGCTCCATTGGATACACTGCCCCAG AATATGGCATGGGAAGCGAGGTATCAACATTGGGCGATGTCTATAGTTATGGAATCCTGCTGTTGGAGATGTTTACAAGGAAGAGACCTACAGATATGATATTTAGAGATGGTTTGAATCTACATAACTTTGCTCTGACAGGTCTGTCTAGTGGCGTGGAAGAAATTGTAGATGCCATACTACTTCAGACAGAAGATGAAAGTAGCATCAACACCACTCACAACAAAATTAATGGGGCTCAAAGTCAATGCATTCACGACTGCTTGATTTCTGTTATTAATATTGGACTTGCTTGCTCTGCCGAGTTGCAAAGAGAGCGAATGGATATTGCTGACGTTGTTTCTGAACTTTGTCACATAAAAGACAAACTTCTTGGAAAACCATACATAGGGAGCATTAAGAGCCGTCTAAACA GAGAAGCCAGTGGTTCTTTAGGAGGAGCTCTTGGAGTTGGAGGGCATGGCCAGCAGTTTAGCAGAAGTGATGATTGA